In Tachysurus vachellii isolate PV-2020 chromosome 7, HZAU_Pvac_v1, whole genome shotgun sequence, the DNA window ACATAGTTATACAACAAGTCCTCATATTATGAACAATATGAAGGTTTTAATCCCTTGTACACAACTGTACTCTAACCTGTTGTGACACGATATTACACCGTGAGGGTTAATAATGCACTAAAGTAATGCTGGTGATCTATTTACATTGCATTCATTATGTATAACAAGTTTCACCTACAGAACTAGTCTCTTACACTAAAATTACAGGGGAACAGGCTCCTGGATGCACCATGCATAAGGAGATTATATAGTTCATATTTATAGCACAAATATGAACTGGACTCTTCAAAATGACCTTCGGGAACTATAAAagtgtaatatataatactaaAATCAATTTGTGTACAAATCTCACACTGCCCCTAGAAAAGAAAGGAATTAACTAATATTAGCCATTAGCTAACATCACTGCTGTTTCTGTGGCAGTAACATTCAATTTGGATGCCTCACCAATGACGTAGTGCAGAAAAAAACCCAACCAACCAATCAGCACTGTGTCCCGCATATTGGGCGCGAATTTTAAAACTGACcacggttaaaaaaaaaaaaagggcgcCGGAATGTAAGCAATTTTTTCCTCAGAGGAAATGATATTTATACAAACGTAGTTAAATATAACGATATGCTTTGTAGGATTAAGAGCCGTTAATATATGTCGCTGATATGTAAATATAACGATATGATGgatgtaatgtttttgtgtgaatcAATAAGTTGATCAATAGGTTACAGCTGACCTGCttgctagtaaaaaaaaaaattagtttaacttattataagtaataaatgttatttaattaatgttataaaacatttcagatggACTTTCCCACGTTTTCTGAGGTAATCTTAACAGTCGCTGATTTGATGTTTAACTAGGCACGAGCGCCGCAGATCTGACCAATTAAACAAGAGGTCACCACGGCGTTTCTGATTGGCTCTCGTGGCAGCAAGACAGCACGAGCGTAAAGAGAGCGTATAAAAGTAGGGCACGTGAACCAAGCTCGCATTTCAAATGAAATTTCTAGATGGATAACATATTTGTGGAGACCCAGTTTGGCGACGTCTTCCCCATCCAGGTCCAGCTATGAGGATTGAAGACGTCAAGACCGCCATAACTTCCCAAAGGACCGCCAAATCCTGATAGTAGGCGACACCGTCATGTATGACGGTCACAACCTGACCTATTATAACATCCAGGCGGGTTCGACCGTTACGCTGGTCCTCCGCCTCAGGACCTTTGACCCCACTGAGGAAACGCCAGCCAAACTGGCCATAACACCGGCCAAAGCTCTCTATACGGCATCGTCGGATAAACGTTCAACACCAAACGTAATAAACACAACAGCTCTTTTAAGAGCTACCCAAATAAGAGCCACCCTCACAGGGTCCTCTTTCCACCTCACGGTCGAAGAGGGAGACACCATACTGAGGGTCAAAGAGAGGATCCAGTACCTCATAGGGATTCCCCCGAAGCACCAGTGGCTGCTCCTGGGCGACACCGTCCTGGATGACGGTCACAACCTGACGGTCTACAACATCCAGGCGGGGTCGATCATCAAGCTGGTGCTCCGCCTCAGGACCTTTGACCCGACTGGGGAAACGCCGGCCAAACTGGCCAAAGCACCGGCCAAAGCTCTCCTTACGGCATAATCAGTACAACGCCGAAccgaaaaacaacacaacagctcTTTTAAGAGCTACCGAAATATCAATTAAGAGATTTTCCTTCTTTACAGAATGTCTTATACTGAAAAAGGCTTTATTGTGAATTaactataatattatatttaatgttgtatgTGTATAACAATATCAATACAGGGTTTATAGCGTGTTGTGGCCTTAcgagctgaaataaaacaaacagatcaCCTGAACAGATTCCCAGGCGGCTGGAACACGAAATTCCCTCCTCTGAAGCTGTACATCTTTCTGTAGTCCCTCCTCTACCGAACAGCAGCGATATCCTTTATCCCCATAGCAACGATACTCCAAAGCACGTCCGAGGTAAGTCCCAACTGGTCCATGAATTCCTCCCAGTCACATCGTTAACTAAACTAAACGTAATGTTTACTGTAGGAAAGCAGTCAGATAGTCACGAGAATTAGCGTAGCTTCGGCTGCTCTGTGCAGCACTCAGAAGAAACAAGTCGTAAACTTTACTCttgtacagattatatacacaaataaataaataaaagtagtaaTAACACTCGGTCAGCCAAATACAGACGCTTTAACACATTTTGTCAGTGGTTATTTACTCTATATTAGCCTTAAAACCTgcaggagacaaaaaaaaacaaactctcaCACCGAACTGCAGTTCTAAACTCCACCCCtttatccaatcataattctCAGAATAACCTGCAGAGGTGGGAATAAGTGGGAAAAGGGCCAATcacaataaaatgaacaaactgcTAGGCAAAGCCACGTTTTTATACAGTGTATTACTAACAAACCTTATACATGCAGTAACTCTTAAAGGGGAAGTGCACAATTATTTTATCAGTATACACAGACACGGTTATGATATTATATGAACCACAAGCAATCATAAATGCCccattacatgaaaataaaataaatgatacttAATATAACCCTAGCAGGGCTACATTTAATGTTTcagcagcacaaagtgattcaaattaaaaagataCCAAGGGAAATGGAGTCTTAAATTaaagaacattaaatatatgcattagaaatattaataaatgaataattaacgacaaatatatagaattagaaataaataaaacattttaatttgaaatacaTTTAAGCATCTGATGTACATGTGAACTaaggggcacacacacatacacacacatacagacacaaaacaaaaaataatacactAAATGTCTCCTTGTGTCATTTGCCCTTACGTTTAAACCTATCTTgccccatgtgtgtgttttaggagggTGAGAGCGAGAGGCTCACAGAATCTTccaagaagagaaggaggatATGATGAAGACTCTGGCACATGAAGAGGAGTTACAACATTTCTTCTCAAAAATACATGGCTACTTTTgtgaaccctgtgtgtgtgtgtgtgtgtgtgtgtgtgtgtgtgcatatgtactTGTTTCCTCCTATTTTATCCTTTTGAGTGTCAACATGTGAAAGCATCTAAGTTTGAACcacgtgtgtgttttaggagtaCAAGCGAGAGCTGGAGGCTCACAGTATCCTCCAGGCTGAGAACAGTGAGTCCATCACTCACCTGGAGGAAGAGAACAATGAGGAAGAGGACTCTGGTTTACCAGAAG includes these proteins:
- the LOC132849261 gene encoding polyubiquitin-like; its protein translation is MYDGHNLTYYNIQAGSTVTLVLRLRTFDPTEETPAKLAITPAKALYTASSDKRSTPNVINTTALLRATQIRATLTGSSFHLTVEEGDTILRVKERIQYLIGIPPKHQWLLLGDTVLDDGHNLTVYNIQAGSIIKLVLRLRTFDPTGETPAKLAKAPAKALLTA